The Scophthalmus maximus strain ysfricsl-2021 chromosome 7, ASM2237912v1, whole genome shotgun sequence genome includes a window with the following:
- the stra6 gene encoding receptor for retinol uptake stra6, which yields MAKDALLDYEYPDLDPLPSKIEAEIIPPCDPTADDRLYHICITAISLVVMLILAILARRTKADNRQKGLPGLLSPVNFLDHTQHKGLAVAVFGVLLCKLWGLVISPNPLPFTTDSENKQNWVILGVFYYPALYYPLLACGTLHNKVGYVLGSLLSWTHFVVLVWQKIDCPKTNLIHKHYSLFSSLPQIACLAFLSFQYPLLLFKGLKGTEKNNATEDLSSSYYRDYVKKILQKKKPTAISTSSTETPKLPQRIIDAVKSYIYTPEEAFRFPLKLAVSGVVSFITLYQVCLLLISAVVPPLQMARLGVDEDIANVLTGFMIVLSPDKQEVVRIVVYYMWCVEVCYISAMTLSAVVNLAMLMRSMVMHRSNLKGLYRGDIYNVYNCQRSIRASRPALVCWMGYTSFSAAHICIGMIIQTMVFFLCLLIAVFLIIIPVLHQQNLILFQILLSMWPFWLMILLAVLVQHITARFCFIKKTAGTRDLNNRGNLFLLTYLLFPVNVLIGVLLALWRMIITALFNIVHMGRMDISLLNRNVEAFDPAYRCYAHYLKIEVSQSHPVMKAFCGTLLQSVGQESNAAQRSRDGEEGIQLVQQEKKQCRVSIAKRARGHWQLLYTLVNNPSLVGTRKHFQRPTTESFVNGSLNRSAKEGSKKEAATKETEAAASI from the exons ATGGCTAAGGATGCTCTACTGGACTATGAGTACCCAGACCTGGACCCTTTGCCATCCAAAATTGAAGCAGA AATAATCCCTCCATGTGACCCCACTGCGGACGACAGGCTCTACCATATTTGCATCACTGCGATATCT CTTGTTGTCATGCTGATCCTCGCAATCTTAGCCAGACGCACGAAGGCGGACAACAGACAGAAAGGACTCCCAGGTTTACTCAG TCCAGTCAACTTCCTGGACCATACACAGCACAAGGGCCTGGCAGTGGCTGTGTTTGGAGTGCTCTTGTGCAAACTGTGGGGCCTGGTCATTTCGCCAAATCCCCTCCCCTTCACAACAGACTCCGAGAACAAAC aaAACTGGGTGATTCTGGGAGTCTTCTACTACCCCGCACTATACTACCCTCTCCTGGCATGTGGCACCTTGCATAATAAAGTTGGCTATGTACTTGGCAGCCTCTTGTCATGGACACACTTTGTAGTTCTGGTCTGGCAGAAAATTGATTGTCCCAAAACAAATCTG ATACACAAACACTATTCTCTTTTCTCCAGCCTGCCCCAGATAGCTTGCTTGGCATTCCTTAGTTTCCAGTATCCACTTCTGCTATTCAAGGGCTTAAAgggcacagagaaaaacaatgcCACAGAG GATCTAAGCAGCAGCTACTACAGAGACTATGTGAAGAAAATCCTCCAGAAGAAGAAGCCAACCGCAATCAG CACGTCGAGCACAGAGACGCCCAAGCTCCCTCAAAGAATAATTGATGCTGTGAAGTCGTACATTTATACACCAGAGGAAG cttTCCGTTTTCCACTGAAGTTGGCTGTATCTGGTGTAGTGTCATTCATAACACTGTATCAG gtGTGTCTCCTTCTGATCTCGGCAGTGGTGCCTCCTCTCCAGATGGCTCGTTTGGGAGTCGATGAAGACATCGCCAACGTTTTGACTGGATTCATGATAGTGCTGTCtccagacaaacaggaagtggtcagAATCGTGGTTTATTACATGTGGTGTGTAGAAG TGTGTTACATCTCAGCGATGACCCTGTCTGCCGTGGTCAACCTGGCTATGCTCATGCGGTCTATGGTTATGCATCG GTCAAACCTGAAGGGGCTGTACAGAGGAGATATCTATAACGTTTACAACTGCCAGAGGAGTATCAGGGCTTCCCGGCCAGCACTTGTCTGCTGGATGGGATACACCAGCTTTTCGGCGGCTCACATCTGCATCG GCATGATCATCCAGACCATGGTGTTCTTCCTCTGCCTTCTGATCGCAGTCTTCCTCATTATCATACCTGTCCTGCACCAACAGAACCTGATTCTCTTTCAGATCCTGTTGAGTATGTG GCCCTTCTGGCTCATGATTCTCTTGGCTGTGTTGGTCCAACATATCACGGCCAGGTTCTGCTTCATCAAAAAAACAGCAGGCACTCGAGACCTAAACAACAG GGGTAATCTGTTCCTGCTGACGTACCTGCTTTTTCCAGTCAATGTTTTGATCGGGGTTCTCCTGGCGCTCTGGCGCATGATCATCACAGCCCTGTTCAACATTGTTCACATGGGACGTATGGATATCAGTCTTCTCAACCGCAATGTGGAGGCGTTCGACCCAG CCTACCGCTGCTATGCTCATTATCTGAAGATTGAGGTGAGCCAGTCTCACCCCGTGATGAAGGCCTTCTGTGGGACGCTGCTGCAGTCTGTGGGCCAGGAGAGCAATGCTGCACAGAGGTCACGGGATGGAGAAGAGG GGATCCAGCTGGTCcagcaggagaagaaacagTGCAGAGTGTCCATTGCCAAGAGGGCCCGCGGGCACTGGCAGCTCCTCTACACCCTGGTCAACAACCCCTCCCTGGTGGGCACCAGGAAGCACTTCCAGCGTCCGACCACAGAGAGCTTTGTGAATGGAAGCCTCAACCGCAGCGCCAAAGAGGGGAGCAAAAAGGAGGCGGCGACCAAGGAGACGGAGGCCGCTGCCAGTATTTGA
- the islr2 gene encoding immunoglobulin superfamily containing leucine-rich repeat protein 2 — MARRLLQLFALWTSVVGIVQCCPELCSCQDKFAHQFADCAYKDLLVVPVGLPSNVTTVSLSANKIKLLKGKSFINITQVTSLWLAHNEIVTIETDTLAPLIQLRNLDISYNKIVSFPWEDLRNLTALQLLKMNNNEMVNLPQDAFSTLKDLRSLRINNNKFTTIVQGTFSALSAMSHLQIFNNPFACSCSLEWLRDWITTTKISIPEPNTILCEAPEHLKGMMVTKIPKLDCRAPTVTITYQPNIENTELYEGSMVILSCETKGSPDPQVSWEVIAGNQNYLFPLPNSGEVNDAPINDKTTNNRFLVFRNGTLIIPRLSKKEDGNYSCSAVNDLGKAESGVRVVVAGTQKHGSNSKLDSTVDKINLSGKKPSAPKASTNNVMNWAMPDEKTKSGPEGSSDKTDGTEQVGGVSKDPAFAGKCGVRDSSEYISNHAFNLSLDDLKQYTFEFGVIALEVTETEAKVQLNPLQLPSSKSNLHLSQSEKEDTVNKEPAGLYQSSSGQSILDMLYLCINTGHGHSIVQWSNIEEGVNAYHFHGLKPGTNYTLCLTYGGQDCQVQVVFTTRKKIPSLLIIVVVSIFLLGLATVPLLGATCCHLLYKYQGKTYKLIMKAQNPDQMEKQVAGEFDRRASLVESEKTFDPSELGEGEGEGEDGDGEGEAEGSVVTESLPGSSSKTNPEEFEVGSEYSDRLPLGAEAVNISEEINGNYKQPSR; from the coding sequence ATGGCGAGAAGGCTCCTGCAGCTCTTTGCCCTGTGGACGTCTGTGGTTGGCATTGTGCAGTGCTGTCCAGAGCTGTGCAGCTGCCAAGATAAATTTGCCCACCAGTTTGCCGACTGCGCTTACAAGGACCTGCTGGTGGTACCCGTGGGTCTCCCCTCCAACGTTACCACAGTGAGCCTTTCTGCCAATAAGATCAAGTTGCTGAAAGGTAAAAGCTTCATAAACATCACCCAGGTCACCTCTCTCTGGCTGGCTCACAATGAGATCGTCACCATAGAGACGGACACCTTGGCCCCGCTGATTCAGCTCCGCAACCTGGACATCAGCTACAACAAAATTGTGAGCTTTCCGTGGGAGGATCTGCGCAACCTCACGGCCCTGCAGCTcctgaaaatgaacaacaacgAAATGGTGAACCTCCCACAGGATGCCTTTTCCACCCTCAAGGACCTGAGGTCACTGCGCATCAACAATAACAAGTTCACCACCATTGTGCAGGGAACCTTCAGCGCTCTCTCTGCCATGTCCCACCTTCAGATTTTTAACAACCCCTTCGCCTGCTCCTGCAGCCTGGAATGGCTGAGGGACTGGATCACAACAACTAAGATTTCTATCCCCGAGCCAAATACAATTTTATGTGAAGCCCCCGAGCATCTGAAAGGCATGATGGTTACAAAGATTCCTAAACTGGACTGCAGGGCCCCGACTGTCACTATAACCTACCAGCCCAACATTGAGAACACAGAGCTCTATGAGGGTTCCATGGTCATTTTAAGTTGTGAGACAAAGGGGAGCCCCGATCCACAAGTCAGCTGGGAGGTGATTGCGGGAAATCAGAATTATCTGTTCCCCCTGCCTAACTCTGGAGAGGTAAACGATGCGCCAATTAATGATAAAACCACCAATAATCGATTCCTCGTCTTTAGAAACGGCACTCTCATCATCCCCCGACTGAGTAAAAAGGAAGATGGAAATTACAGCTGCTCCGCAGTGAATGATCTGGGTAAAGCAGAGAGCGGTGTGAGAGTGGTTGTGGCAGGCACCCAAAAACACGGCAGCAACTCGAAGCTCGACTCGACAGTGGACAAAATCAATTTGTCTGGTAAAAAGCCTTCAGCGCCTAAGGCCTCCACCAACAACGTGATGAACTGGGCCATGCCcgatgaaaagacaaagagcgGCCCCGAGGGCTCATCGGACAAAACTGACGGCACAGAGCAGGTGGGCGGCGTTTCCAAGGACCCCGCCTTTGCGGGCAAGTGCGGCGTGAGAGACAGCAGTGAATACATCTCCAACCATGCTTTCAACTTGAGCTTGGACGACCTGAAGCAGTACACCTTTGAATTCGGTGTGATTGCATTAGAGGTGACAGAGACGGAGGCCAAGGTGCAGCTGAATCCACTGCAGCTTCCCAGCAGCAAATCCAACCTTCATCTCAGTCAAAGTGAGAAGGAGGACACGGTGAATAAAGAGCCGGCGGGTTTGTACCAGTCCTCGTCCGGCCAGTCCATCCTGGACATGCTCTACCTCTGTATAAACACAGGACATGGGCACTCTATCGTTCAGTGGTCCAATATTGAGGAAGGGGTTAATGCCTACCACTTCCATGGTTTGAAGCCTGGCACCAATTACACACTTTGCCTCACCTATGGGGGGCAGGACTGCCAAGTCCAGGTAGTCTTCACAACCAGGAAGAAGATCCCCTCCCTGCTCATCATCGTTGTTGTCAGCATTTTCCTCCTGGGGCTGGCCACTGTGCCCTTACTGGGGGCCACCTGCTGCCATTTGCTGTACAAGTACCAAGGGAAGACCTACAAGTTGATCATGAAGGCGCAGAATCCGGATCAGATGGAGAAACAAGTGGCCGGGGAGTTTGATCGCAGGGCGTCACTTGTGGAGTCCGAGAAGACCTTCGACCCCAGCGAGTTGGGCGAGGGcgagggggagggcgaggacggagacggggagggggaggcggaggggagcGTGGTGACCGAGTCCCTCCCCGGCTCCTCGTCCAAAACCAACCCGGAGGAGTTCGAGGTGGGCTCGGAGTACAGTGACAGACTACCCCTGGGGGCGGAGGCGGTCAACATCTCGGAGGAGATCAACGGCAACTACAAGCAGCCGAGCCGCTGA